The following nucleotide sequence is from uncultured Draconibacterium sp..
TTTGGTGATTAGCAACCTCTAAAGCCTTCTGCCAGCTTTCTTCTGCACTTTCTGCACTAAACCAATCGTTAATTTCCAAATTTGCATTGTAGCTCTCGCCGGCATAAATATTCGAAAAAGTAATGGGTCCGTTTTTCCACTTCCAGCTTTCATCAGTACCAATTATTTTAGTGTTTCCATTTTTATACTGAATTATAAGCTGAGCCATAAAAAGAGGTTGCCCGTAAATCATTTCCTTTCCCCATACCACATTCTGATTGTACCAACCATTTCCAAGCATTACTCCCAAAACATCCTTTCCACTCAGTTCATTCAAATCCAAATCATAGGCGGTATAGTAGGTATAATCTTCGTAGTTGGTTTGACCAGGGTCGAGCACGTTTTTACCAATTTTTTTACCATTCAAAAATGCCTCATAAAAACCAGGTGCTGCAATATAAAATCTTGCAAATTCAATATTTTCTTTATCAGTAATTTCAATAACTTTCTTGAAAACCGGCAATGCAGCATCCAGCTGATAATCGTAGGTTATCCATTCGGCGTTCCAGTCTTGCGGGTAATCAATCGGCACATAAAAGCGGCTAACTTCACTCCAGTTACTCGCATTATCTGTATCGTTCCAAAGCTTTATCTTTACATAATACAAGGTGCCATTTGCCAATTTTGTACCCGAGTATTTTAAATTGGAATTCGTGCTTTCAATTTTTCCAGAATCCCAGACATTGCCCTCATTATTATTAATATCTTCTAAATTATCAGCAATTATTATCTGTACATCCGATTGCAAAAAATCCGGGGAATCACTCTCTGTTTTCCACGAAAAAATGGGTTTGTTATCGATGTTGGAAATAAAACGCGTTTCAAAATCAGTGATTTTTATTCGTGCTTGTTGACAAGCATTAAAAATAAAAGCCATTAGAATGAATGATAAAAGAATAGAACGTTTTTTCAGTTTTTGTTTCATGTGCTATATTTATTTTATTGTCTTTTAAAGTTTTGATCCACTTCATGCGAATCAAAGGTTAAAAAGCAGTAAAAGAAGTGTAAGTAACAGCTTATTCATCTTTTATTTTCCTTTTGTACCATTAAAGCTTCGACTCAAAAACATAATTTCCGGAATGAACCTCCACCTCAAAATTATTTTCAGTCTTTTTCAAAAGTTTGGCATCCGAATTTTCAGTGAATTCAATTCCGTCCAAAATAAAACTATCAGCCGTATTTGCCGGAATCACAATTTTAGCTGTTGTGTTTGACGGCACGGTAACTTTTAGCTCAAACTTTCTATTTTCAATTTTCCATGCAGAGCTTACCAATCCATAAGGAGTATTGTAACTTGCCTCTGCCGATTTAAGTGGCCCTCCTGTTATGGGAGCAATTTCAATTTGTTTGTATCCTGGCCCTATGGGTTTTATTCCTGCTATCCGTTCGTACATAAATTGCCCTATGGCTCCATAAGCATAATGGTTAAATGAATTCATTCCCCCGGGATTAAACCCATCTTGGTGGGTGTAACTGTTCCAACGTTCCCACATGGTAGTGGCACCTTGATAGATGGAATAAAACCACGACGGGTATGTTTCTTTAAATAACATTTCAAGCATGAGGTCCGTTCTGCCTATTTTTTCGAGCACAGGAGCCAAAAGTGGTGTTCCCAGGAAACCGGTTCGTAAATGGTTATCCGCTTTTTCGATTTCAGCAAGTAAAAAAGGAATAGCATTATCTTCCATTTCGGGAGTAAGCAAATTAAAACCAATGGCCATTAAATAAGCTGTTTGTGTAGGTTTTCCTTTACTTACACTTCCATTGGCATTAAAAAACTGGTTCTGAAAAGCAGTCTTTATTTCGCCTAGCCAGGATTGCAACATCTCAACATCATCGTTCAATCCTAATACTTTAGCAGTTTGTAAGGTAAGATCGACAGACCTTGCATAATAGGCTGTATTCAACAATTTTTCATCTGTCTCGCCTTTACGCTCATCGGTGGGATGTTCAGAGAATGGCTGAAGCCAGTCGCCAAAAGTAAACATATCCACAATATGATTATCGGACACTGAGCGATAATATTTTATCCAGCCCAACATGGTTTGATAGCTGTCTTCCAATATCCTTTTATCCCCGGTTCGCATGTATGTTTCCCATGGAATAACGGTTGCTACATCGCCCCACCCAGAAGATGTACGTTTTCCACTAAGATTGGGCACAACAATGGGAATGGCTCCGTTATCTAATTGGTCATCGCGTACACTTTGCATCCAGCTGGCCCAAAACGAATGAACATCGGCAATAAAAAGCGAAGTAGGAATGAACACCTGTGCATCACCCGTCCAACCTGCACGTTCGTCGCGCTGCGGACAATCGGTTGGAATGTCGAGGAAGTTACCGCGTAATCCCCATTCAATATTACTTTGCAGTTGATTCAGTTTCTCGTGTGAGGAAGAAAATGTACCCGACCTTTCAAAATCAGAATATTGAACCATTCCGGAAACCCACGATTTATCGGGCGTTGTATTTTCGTCAAATCCACTCAGTTCGACATACCTAAATCCGTGAAATGTAAATTTTGGAAACCATTCAATCATTCCGTCTTTCGCGGGCAAATAAAAATCGGTAGAAACGGCACTTCTATAATTTTTGGTATAAATCTCACCATTGGATTGAAGCATTTCGGCAAAGCGAATTTTTACCTTTTGTCCTTTTTTAACAGGGATGTTTATTTTAGCCACACCGGCCATATTTTGCCCCAGGTCGAACACAAAACTTCCTTTCGTCGGTTCTGTTATCGTTTTTGTCGGCAAGGTTATTTTTGTTGTAACCGGGTTGTGACGTTTAGGAGTTAATTTAACCTGTTCGGAGATTGACTCTTCTTCCACTTTAGACCACGCTGAGTCATTAAAATCAGTTGTACTCCAGCCAGGTATTTCCAGATTCTCGTCGTAATATTCCCCATCGTACAAACTGGAATAAAGAATTGGTCCGTTTGCGGTACCTCTCCACGAATTATCGCTTATAAAAATTTCTTGCTCACCATTTTTATAGGTCACTTCAAGTTGGGCAAGCACCTTTGGGCTGTGGTTTGCATAACCACGAAATATAAAACGGCCGGCATACCAGCCTTCTGCAAGTTCTATCCCCAGTGTATTTTCTCCTGTATCGAGCAAAGAGCTTACATCGTAGGTCAGGGTTTCAATGCGTTTTTTGTAAGTAGTCCATCCGGGAGTAAGCGCATCGTCGCCAACCTGTTTACCATTTAAATGTGCCTGAAACAAACCTAAGGCCGTGATATAAAGGCGTGCACTTTCAATGTCATCCTGAATTTTAATATTTTTGCGTAAGTATTGAACCTTGTGTATTTTCTTGTCAATTTCAGGTATTTCAATCGCTTTTTCATCCGGAAGGCTTATCCATTTTGCCTGCCAGTCGTTGTTCTTTAATAATCCCAGTTCAAAAAAGGCAGTTTCACTCCATTTTGATTCCTTCTCATTATCGTCCCAAAATTTAACTTGCCAATATACCTTTTGACGCGATGAGAGTTTTTTACCAGCATAGTTCACAAATAAACTTTGATCTGTTTCCACTTTCCCACTCTCCCATAAATCTGGATTATCGGGCAGCAATTCTGGCGAACTGGCAACTACAATTGAATAAGCAACTTGCGATTGAACACCTGTAGGTAATTTCCAGGAAAAGGCAGGGGTTTCGTCATAGAATCCTATCGGATTTGTAAAACCTTCACTAATTTTCAAATCGTAAGGCCCCTGGCTATTTATTTCGTTTTGACACGAAAATAATGAAGAAAGCAGGAATACGACAACCAGGTTATTTATAAAATTTAGTTTGTTTTCCATGCTAGTAAATGATTTAGATTTCTACTCTTATTTCTTAATTAATGTTCTGCAAAACGATATTAAAGTATAAATGAAAATCAGCGATCACCCGAGAAATTTTATCAAATCATATTCTCAGGATAACCGCTGATTGCTTACTAAAACTAAACTATTAACTTAAACAATCTATGCTAAAAATAAGGACTTAAATCAGCTTCAGCAGCAGGCAAACCATAAGTTAAACGAATTTCCTGAAATCCATGAGGATAAGCTTCTTCTCCTTCAGGAAAATAATAGTCCTGAGGATTGGATTTAACTCTTTGTCCATAAGCTGTTATAACTTCAACAGCTCTTCCGGTTCTTACCAGGTCGTACCAGCGTTTGTTTTCAAAAGCCAATTCTACTCTGCGTTCTTTAAATATTGCTTCGCCAATATCTCCTGTAGCCTCGCCTAAACCAGCACGCTCACGTACCTGATTCAAATACATCTCAGCGCCGGATTTTCCTTGCTCATCCAATACTTCAGCTAAGGCTAAAAGAACTTCAGAATAACGATACACAGGCCAGCTCATTCCATGGTTACTATGTAAGGCGTGTGTTTTAGCATATTTTTTAATGTAAGGATATATACCATCTCTCCATAAGCCTTGACTTAATGTTATATACCCAATGGTTGCATCCTTTCTCAAATCACCATCTTCGTAGGCTGCAATAATATCGGGTGTTGGAATGTTATTGCCTTCACTAGACATATCCAAAGGATTAGAAGTTCCTGTTATTGAACCAACTTCTTCCTTAGTAATAGGTCTTGGCAACATTTGGTAAAACCAAGCACCCTGTAAACCTTCTGATCCCTCTTTATACTGAATTTCGAATAAGGACTCTGCATTATTTTTATTGGATGAACTTTCAGAAAAGGCTTCTGCATAAGTTGGCATAAGCTCGTACTCGTTACTGGTAACGATTGCGGTTAATTGTGTTTCTGCGTCTCCCCATTTCTCTTGTGTCATATAAGCATCGGCCAAAAGCATTCGAGCTGCTCCGGAAGTGGCCCTGCCCGGTTCTTGTGCCGATTTTACCGGCAACAATTGTATCGCCTCTTTGGCATCCGTTTCAATTTGAGCATAAAGAGCAGCTGCATCGGCTAATTCCAATGCGGCTTCCTGACGATTGGTAACAGGAACCAAATGCAAAGGCGCTTTACCAAACAAGCGCACCAATTCGAAATATGAGTAGGCTCTTAAAAACAATGCCTGTCCTTTTATATTGTCTTTTGCATCAGCGTCAAACTCTGCTTCATCAATTGTAACCAGAATCTGATTAGAGCGGGCAATAATCTGGAAAAAGTTCTCATACGCACGTTGTACATATAAATTTGTTGTTACCCCATCAGCAGTAGGAACTGCATGTTGTGCCACATCGTGCCACCTTTCGCGGGCACCAAAAAACGGATTTCGCTGGAAAAAAGCATTATCAGAATGCATTTCGGTTAAAACAAAAATACCTCCACCCTCTTGATTATTTAGCAGGCGTAAAGGAGCATAAGCACCATTTACAGCCTGGGTAAAATCAGCTTCAGTTTTATAAAATGTGGGTACACTTAGCGATGTTTCAGGATATATTGTAAGGAAATCATCGCAGCTCGTAGCCAGAATTCCTATTAGCCCGAGCAATATGAATATTTTTTTCATTTTCAATGTTTTTAAATTTAACTTGATTTTATACCTGTTGAAGACCATTATTAGAAATTAATATTTACTCCAAAGTTGAAGATACGTGGCACTGGATATCCAGACCAATCAACCCCCTGTTCAAGGTTTCCACCATCACTTTGACCATTTCTTGCAACACTAATTTCAGGGTTTGGTCCTCCCCAGTAATCTGTAAATATGTATACATTTTGAATAGACGAATAAAAGCGTGCTGATTTAAAATATTTACTTTTGCTATGCAATGTATAACCCAAAGTAATGTTGCGTATATTTAAATATGACGCATCAGCTATTTCCCGGTCGTTATTCCAGTCACGCTCAACACCGGTTACTCGTCCGCCACCAACGGTTGTTCCATATTTTCCTTTACCCGGATTATCTTCAGAACGCCAGCGGTATTTTACTTCATCTAACAAATTGAAAACACCATCCAGGTTGGCAGTGGTCACTAAATGACGCACCATTACGTCAGCTCCTTTAGAACCTGTCATCAAAATAGAAAAGTCGAAGTTATCGTAATTTAAAGTATTAGTCATTCCATACTCAAAATCAGGAAATGGATTTCCAATAATGGTACGGTCGTCATTGTCACCACCTTTAGTAATTACGCCATCTCCATTGATATCTACAAGCTTAATACTACCAACCGTTGAGCGTCCGGGAACAATTGGCGAATTATCAAGATCTTCCTGATTCATATAAAGTCCATCAGACTTCCACCCATAAAACTGCGCGAAAGGTTCACCAACTTTTGTAATATGGAAAGGAGAATAAACCCGGTCAATTCCTTCTGCTAAAGACTTAACTTCATTGCGGTTAATCGAGATATTAGCAGAGGTTGTCCATTTTAATTTGCCGGTAGTGTTTATTGTTTTAACAGCTAATTCATGTCCCCAAAATCCGATCTCGCCAATGTTATCGCTAAATCTATTAAAACCCGACTCCCATGGCACTTGTACATTATATAATAAGTTTGTAGTCTTCTTATTATAATAGTCGTACACTACGGAAACGCGGTTATTATACAAGCTTAAATCAAAACCAATATCAAATTGTTTGGTTGTTTCCCAACCCAGGTTCGGATTAGCCATTGAACTTACTGCTGATCCTGCTGCAAAATTATCGTTGAATGCAGTACTGGCTGTGTTATTAATTAACGCATATTGGGTATAATTACCAATATTGTTGTTACCGGTTACACCATAACTTGCCCTAAGTTTTAACATAGAAATTGCATTGGCATCAGCCATAAAATTTTCATCCGAGGCAATCCACCCCACTGAAACAGAAGGGAAAGTACCCCAGGCATTTTCCGATCCAAAACGCGAAGAACCATCGGAACGAATGGCAGCCGTTAATAAATATTTTCCTTTATAATTATAGGTTAAGCGTGAAAGGAAGGAAACCAAACTCCATTCATTAATTATGTCTTGTGTTCCGTTACGGTTAATGTTTGTGGCCGTTTGCACAAGTGGTAAACGGTCATCCGAAAAATTATCCATATTTAATTGAAATCTATCCTGCCGAAATTTTTGAATGGTTGCACCACCAAGTAAGGAAAAATTATGGTCTCCCACTTTTTTAGAATAAGTTGCTGTATTCTCATTCAACCATGAAAAATTAACATACTCATCTCTTGTGGATGTTGAAGTTGTTGGAATCCCCTGGTTTATGCGGTATGTTGCCGTTGAAGGATTAAAGAATTTAAATTTGGAGTTCGTAATCTGTGCATTTATGCTCGACTTTAACACTAATCCGTCTATAGGCTTATACTGTAAATAGCCGGTAGAAATAAGGTCTAAGTCTTTTGTTTCGTTTACCAGTTCTTTGGCAGAACGAACCCAGTTTGGATATTTAAAGATATTACCTGTTTCGGCAGGCATTTGATTAAAATAAGTTAATTCACCGTTTTCATCGTAAATATCCATAATTGGCCAGGTATGCAAGGCATTAAATAAAATTCCTGTATTTCTTCCTCCGTCTGTCCGTGGCGTATTGTCTTTTATATACGATGGAGCCAGGTTAAAACCTATTGTGACTTTATCCGAAACATCGTAATCCATGTTTAAACGAATGGAGTAACGCTCATAATCTGAATTAACTACCACTCCATCTTGCTTATAAAAGCCAGCTACTGCAGCGGTTCTAAGTTTATCTGTATTTGAGGTAACGGTTAAATTGTAACTCTGCACAGGCGCAGTTTGTAATAAGGCATCGTACCAGTCGTTGTTTTTACCTTCGTATATCGATGGATTCTTAAAAACTTCAGGTACCGGTTTGCCTGCATCTTCATAAAATTCCTTTTTGAATGTGGCAAATTCAACTGCATCCATCATATCAATACGTCCCCGATCAGGTACTTCCTGAATTCCATAAGACACATCTAAACTAACATTGGTTTGCCCGGCTTTTCCCTTTTTTGTGGTAATCAATATTACACCGTTTGCAGCCCTTGATCCATACAAAGAAGTAGATGCTGCATCTTTTAAGACGGTAATATCCTCGATCTCACTTGGATTAATTTTGTTAATTCCTCCTGTAATCGGGAATCCATCAACCACATATAAAGGCTCGCTACCTGCTGATATTGAAAACTGGCCACGAATACGGACATTCATTCCTTCACCCGGCTTTCCTGTAGTTTGTTTGATTTGAACACCCGCCATTTGACCCTGTAATTTTTGGGTAACTTGCGATACGGGTAGATCTTTTAGTGTTTCGGCATCAACAGTTTGTACAGAACCACTCACCTCTCTTTTAACCTGTGTTCCATAACCAACAGCCACAACTTCTTCGATACCTATTGCATCAGCTACCATGGATACATTAATTTCAGATTGGTCTCCGACAGTAACTTCCTGTGAAACCATGCCCACAAAAGAAAAAACAACCACATCACCACTACTTACATTGGGCAGTTGATAGTCGCCGTCAATGTCCGTAATTGTCCCTTGGGTAGTACCCTTTAATACAACAGTAACTCCAGGAAGAGGATCCCTTGAGCCATCCGTTACTTTTCCCGAAATTGCATTTTGCTGTGCAAAGGTCATTATACTACATAAGAATAGTACCATGACAAAGCAAAATTTCAATACGCTTCCTTTTTTCATAAGTTTTAATTTAATTAATAATTACGTTTATTTTTAGCTGTTATTCCTTATTAGTAAATTGAAAATTTACGTTTAAGGATGATAAACCTGAGAAGATACTTGTGCCAGAACAGCACTCGTACAAATATGAAGGATACGGTTTAGTTTCATCTTTCACCATTTTAAGTATAGAATTAGTTCGTGACCAAAACTATGGCTTGCATTTCCCAACATTTATTAGAAATGTGCTTTATTTTTTATTTTTTGTAGCAACTTGAACTATTGTATCAGAGTTGAAACAATAGTTCAACAAAACAACAAAACAACTGAAATAAAGCATCTTACAGCAAATTGCCTATTCCTTTTTTTTTACT
It contains:
- a CDS encoding RagB/SusD family nutrient uptake outer membrane protein: MKKIFILLGLIGILATSCDDFLTIYPETSLSVPTFYKTEADFTQAVNGAYAPLRLLNNQEGGGIFVLTEMHSDNAFFQRNPFFGARERWHDVAQHAVPTADGVTTNLYVQRAYENFFQIIARSNQILVTIDEAEFDADAKDNIKGQALFLRAYSYFELVRLFGKAPLHLVPVTNRQEAALELADAAALYAQIETDAKEAIQLLPVKSAQEPGRATSGAARMLLADAYMTQEKWGDAETQLTAIVTSNEYELMPTYAEAFSESSSNKNNAESLFEIQYKEGSEGLQGAWFYQMLPRPITKEEVGSITGTSNPLDMSSEGNNIPTPDIIAAYEDGDLRKDATIGYITLSQGLWRDGIYPYIKKYAKTHALHSNHGMSWPVYRYSEVLLALAEVLDEQGKSGAEMYLNQVRERAGLGEATGDIGEAIFKERRVELAFENKRWYDLVRTGRAVEVITAYGQRVKSNPQDYYFPEGEEAYPHGFQEIRLTYGLPAAEADLSPYF
- a CDS encoding glycoside hydrolase family 78 protein; translation: MENKLNFINNLVVVFLLSSLFSCQNEINSQGPYDLKISEGFTNPIGFYDETPAFSWKLPTGVQSQVAYSIVVASSPELLPDNPDLWESGKVETDQSLFVNYAGKKLSSRQKVYWQVKFWDDNEKESKWSETAFFELGLLKNNDWQAKWISLPDEKAIEIPEIDKKIHKVQYLRKNIKIQDDIESARLYITALGLFQAHLNGKQVGDDALTPGWTTYKKRIETLTYDVSSLLDTGENTLGIELAEGWYAGRFIFRGYANHSPKVLAQLEVTYKNGEQEIFISDNSWRGTANGPILYSSLYDGEYYDENLEIPGWSTTDFNDSAWSKVEEESISEQVKLTPKRHNPVTTKITLPTKTITEPTKGSFVFDLGQNMAGVAKINIPVKKGQKVKIRFAEMLQSNGEIYTKNYRSAVSTDFYLPAKDGMIEWFPKFTFHGFRYVELSGFDENTTPDKSWVSGMVQYSDFERSGTFSSSHEKLNQLQSNIEWGLRGNFLDIPTDCPQRDERAGWTGDAQVFIPTSLFIADVHSFWASWMQSVRDDQLDNGAIPIVVPNLSGKRTSSGWGDVATVIPWETYMRTGDKRILEDSYQTMLGWIKYYRSVSDNHIVDMFTFGDWLQPFSEHPTDERKGETDEKLLNTAYYARSVDLTLQTAKVLGLNDDVEMLQSWLGEIKTAFQNQFFNANGSVSKGKPTQTAYLMAIGFNLLTPEMEDNAIPFLLAEIEKADNHLRTGFLGTPLLAPVLEKIGRTDLMLEMLFKETYPSWFYSIYQGATTMWERWNSYTHQDGFNPGGMNSFNHYAYGAIGQFMYERIAGIKPIGPGYKQIEIAPITGGPLKSAEASYNTPYGLVSSAWKIENRKFELKVTVPSNTTAKIVIPANTADSFILDGIEFTENSDAKLLKKTENNFEVEVHSGNYVFESKL
- a CDS encoding TonB-dependent receptor, with amino-acid sequence MVLFLCSIMTFAQQNAISGKVTDGSRDPLPGVTVVLKGTTQGTITDIDGDYQLPNVSSGDVVVFSFVGMVSQEVTVGDQSEINVSMVADAIGIEEVVAVGYGTQVKREVSGSVQTVDAETLKDLPVSQVTQKLQGQMAGVQIKQTTGKPGEGMNVRIRGQFSISAGSEPLYVVDGFPITGGINKINPSEIEDITVLKDAASTSLYGSRAANGVILITTKKGKAGQTNVSLDVSYGIQEVPDRGRIDMMDAVEFATFKKEFYEDAGKPVPEVFKNPSIYEGKNNDWYDALLQTAPVQSYNLTVTSNTDKLRTAAVAGFYKQDGVVVNSDYERYSIRLNMDYDVSDKVTIGFNLAPSYIKDNTPRTDGGRNTGILFNALHTWPIMDIYDENGELTYFNQMPAETGNIFKYPNWVRSAKELVNETKDLDLISTGYLQYKPIDGLVLKSSINAQITNSKFKFFNPSTATYRINQGIPTTSTSTRDEYVNFSWLNENTATYSKKVGDHNFSLLGGATIQKFRQDRFQLNMDNFSDDRLPLVQTATNINRNGTQDIINEWSLVSFLSRLTYNYKGKYLLTAAIRSDGSSRFGSENAWGTFPSVSVGWIASDENFMADANAISMLKLRASYGVTGNNNIGNYTQYALINNTASTAFNDNFAAGSAVSSMANPNLGWETTKQFDIGFDLSLYNNRVSVVYDYYNKKTTNLLYNVQVPWESGFNRFSDNIGEIGFWGHELAVKTINTTGKLKWTTSANISINRNEVKSLAEGIDRVYSPFHITKVGEPFAQFYGWKSDGLYMNQEDLDNSPIVPGRSTVGSIKLVDINGDGVITKGGDNDDRTIIGNPFPDFEYGMTNTLNYDNFDFSILMTGSKGADVMVRHLVTTANLDGVFNLLDEVKYRWRSEDNPGKGKYGTTVGGGRVTGVERDWNNDREIADASYLNIRNITLGYTLHSKSKYFKSARFYSSIQNVYIFTDYWGGPNPEISVARNGQSDGGNLEQGVDWSGYPVPRIFNFGVNINF